A section of the Rhodobacteraceae bacterium M382 genome encodes:
- a CDS encoding MoxR family ATPase has protein sequence MQLPQSIDAVQQMLDEQNYVCGRALATVVFLSLKLGRPLFLEGEAGVGKTEIAKALAAGLDRRLIRLQCYEGLDASSAVYEWNFAAQMIAIRTAEAAGGADRAALQAELFSDDFLVRRPLLQAMQPDEQGRAPVLLIDELDRTDEPFEAFLLEALSDFQVTIPELGTIKAAEPPIVILTSNRTREVHDALKRRCLYHWVDYPDFAREVDILNARAPAASDQLSREVVAFVQSLRTEDLFKKPGVAETIDWANCLLALDVVTLSPEVIADTLGAILKYQDDIARLQGSEAKRILDQAKASLEPV, from the coding sequence ATGCAGCTACCACAATCCATCGACGCCGTGCAGCAGATGCTGGACGAACAGAATTATGTCTGTGGCCGGGCGCTGGCCACGGTCGTGTTCCTGTCGCTCAAATTGGGGCGGCCGCTGTTTCTGGAGGGCGAAGCGGGCGTGGGCAAGACCGAGATCGCCAAGGCGCTGGCCGCCGGGTTGGACCGCCGCCTGATCCGGTTGCAATGCTATGAGGGGCTGGATGCGTCGTCGGCTGTCTATGAATGGAATTTTGCGGCTCAGATGATCGCCATCCGCACCGCCGAGGCGGCAGGCGGCGCGGACCGGGCCGCGTTGCAGGCCGAATTGTTCAGCGATGATTTTCTGGTGCGCCGCCCGTTGTTGCAGGCCATGCAGCCGGACGAACAGGGACGTGCGCCGGTGCTGCTGATCGACGAGCTCGACCGCACCGACGAACCGTTCGAGGCGTTCCTGCTCGAAGCGCTGAGCGATTTTCAGGTGACCATCCCGGAGCTGGGCACGATCAAGGCCGCCGAACCGCCGATTGTCATCCTGACCTCGAACCGCACCCGCGAGGTGCATGACGCATTGAAACGGCGCTGTCTGTATCATTGGGTGGATTATCCCGATTTCGCGCGCGAAGTGGACATTCTGAACGCCCGCGCGCCAGCGGCCTCGGACCAGCTGAGCCGCGAGGTGGTGGCCTTTGTCCAATCCCTGCGCACCGAAGACCTGTTCAAGAAACCGGGAGTGGCCGAAACCATCGACTGGGCCAATTGTCTGTTGGCGCTGGATGTGGTGACGCTCAGCCCGGAGGTGATCGCCGACACATTGGGCGCGATCCTGAAATACCAGGACGACATTGCCCGCCTGCAAGGGTCCGAGGCCAAACGTATTCTGGATCAGGCCAAAGCGTCGCTGGAACCGGTCTGA
- a CDS encoding glycosyltransferase family 2 protein, translated as MRITAVTCVKNEGPFLLEWIAYNRVIGVTDFLFYSNDCSDGTDRLLDTLADRGLVQHLPNPAQGRNYQMEALKDARKHNVVANADWVWIADVDEFLNIHAGDHTIPALIAACGAERQAISVNFQFFANDDIDAFVDEPVIAQFTRCHNPDLWCGESSVEVKSLVRQDFPLQYYGAHRPFFKGNLAKKKHPSWSDASGRDVPHRFLVAANPRRIRKFPARGSRAFATLNHYALRSLDSYLVKNDRGDVNRENRAFDDTYWRERNDPAWQDPSIQRMLPALEAELARLKSDPEIAACHAEAVQLHLAKRDELMAQPTYQEMRKQLKHASKMPPQEEALLRDLGLMEEAAPA; from the coding sequence ATGCGCATCACCGCGGTAACATGTGTCAAGAACGAAGGGCCGTTCCTGTTGGAGTGGATCGCCTATAACCGCGTGATCGGGGTCACCGATTTCCTGTTTTATTCCAATGATTGTTCGGACGGGACAGACCGTCTGTTGGACACGCTGGCCGACCGTGGTCTGGTTCAGCATCTGCCCAACCCGGCCCAAGGGCGCAATTACCAGATGGAGGCGCTGAAAGACGCGCGCAAACACAACGTGGTGGCGAACGCCGATTGGGTGTGGATTGCGGATGTGGATGAGTTCCTGAACATTCATGCGGGCGATCACACCATCCCGGCCCTGATCGCCGCCTGCGGGGCCGAACGCCAGGCCATTTCGGTGAATTTCCAGTTTTTTGCCAATGACGACATCGACGCGTTTGTCGATGAACCGGTGATTGCCCAATTCACCCGCTGTCACAATCCGGACCTGTGGTGTGGCGAATCCTCGGTCGAAGTCAAATCCCTGGTCCGCCAGGATTTTCCGCTGCAATATTATGGGGCGCACCGGCCGTTTTTCAAAGGCAACCTGGCCAAGAAGAAACACCCCAGCTGGTCGGATGCCTCAGGGCGCGATGTCCCGCATCGCTTTCTGGTGGCGGCCAATCCGCGCCGGATCCGCAAATTTCCCGCCCGTGGCAGTCGTGCGTTTGCGACGTTGAACCACTATGCGTTGCGCTCGCTCGACAGCTATCTGGTCAAAAACGACCGCGGCGACGTGAACCGGGAAAACCGCGCCTTTGACGACACCTATTGGCGCGAACGCAACGACCCCGCCTGGCAGGATCCGTCGATCCAGCGGATGCTGCCCGCATTGGAGGCCGAATTGGCCAGGCTGAAATCCGACCCCGAGATTGCCGCCTGCCATGCAGAGGCCGTGCAGCTGCATCTGGCCAAACGGGACGAACTGATGGCACAGCCGACCTATCAGGAGATGCGCAAACAGCTGAAGCACGCCTCCAAGATGCCCCCACAGGAAGAAGCCCTGTTGCGCGATTTGGGCCTGATGGAAGAGGCAGCCCCGGCATGA
- a CDS encoding sulfotransferase family protein encodes MSIQVVNLGLPKSGTTTLARALREAGYEVADHRFGRKALPHPTLRMAFVAERIYQGYFETGDPMARLIGVEAISEMSMLRGDSSLWPQMDFALILAIKTHHPNVKFLASRRDAFAMSKSMLAWSNLGTTRLPMAQIPGLPAGYGQTTKERMQWIDGHYTALAAFFAGRDDFLEFEISDPDAPHRIGAFLGRDLPWWGKLNANPILTTDSDPARSQDSAQASSQASSQEGVS; translated from the coding sequence ATGAGCATTCAGGTGGTCAATCTGGGTTTGCCGAAATCGGGCACCACCACCTTGGCCCGCGCTCTGCGCGAGGCGGGATACGAGGTGGCCGATCATCGCTTTGGCCGCAAGGCGCTGCCGCATCCGACGCTGCGCATGGCCTTTGTCGCGGAGCGCATCTATCAGGGCTATTTCGAAACCGGCGATCCGATGGCGCGGCTGATCGGCGTCGAGGCCATTTCCGAAATGTCGATGCTGCGCGGCGACAGTTCCCTGTGGCCACAGATGGATTTCGCCCTGATCCTGGCAATCAAGACGCATCATCCGAACGTGAAATTCCTGGCCTCGCGTCGCGATGCATTCGCAATGTCCAAATCCATGCTGGCCTGGTCCAACCTGGGCACCACGCGCCTGCCGATGGCCCAGATCCCGGGGCTGCCAGCGGGATATGGTCAGACGACCAAGGAACGGATGCAGTGGATTGACGGGCATTACACCGCGCTGGCGGCGTTTTTTGCCGGGCGAGACGACTTTTTGGAATTCGAGATTTCAGACCCCGACGCACCCCACCGGATCGGCGCGTTTCTGGGACGCGACCTGCCCTGGTGGGGCAAATTGAACGCCAATCCGATCCTGACCACAGACAGCGACCCGGCCCGTTCACAAGACAGCGCACAGGCCAGTTCACAGGCCAGCTCACAAGAAGGCGTGTCATAA